The Mus musculus strain C57BL/6J chromosome 2, GRCm38.p6 C57BL/6J genome has a window encoding:
- the Arl14ep gene encoding ARL14 effector protein — MDPCSVGVQLRTTHDCHKTFYTRHTGFKTLKELSSNDMLLLQLRTGMTLSGNNTICLHHVKIYIDRFEDLQKSCCDPFNIHKKLAKKNLHVIDLDDATFLSAKFGRQLVPGWKLCPKCTQIINGSVDVDSDDRQRRKPDSDGRTAKALRSLQFTNPGKQTEFAPEGGKREKRKLTKATSAASDRQIIPAKSKVYDSQGLLIFSGMDLCDCLDEDCLGCFYACPTCGSTKCGAECRCDRKWLYEQIEIEGGEIIHNKHAGKAYGLLSPCHPYDILQK, encoded by the exons ATGGATCCGTGTTCAGTTGGAGTCCAGCTTCGTACCACACACGACTGCCATAAAACCTTCTATACTCGGCACACAGGTTTCAAGACATTGAAAGAATTGTCATCAAATGACATGCTTTTACTTCAGCTTAGAACTGGAATGACACTTTCTGGGAATAATACAATTTGTCTCCATCACGTAAAAATTTATATTGACAGATTTGAAGATTTGCAGAAGTCGTGTTGTGACCCATTTAACATACACAAGAAGCTAGCCAAAAAGAACCTGCACGTCATTGACTTAGATGATGCCACTTTTCTGAGCGCCAAGTTTGGAAGACAGCTTGTACCTGGTTGGAAGCTTTGCCCCAAATGTACCCAGATCATCAATGGAAGTGTGGACGTTGATTCAGATGACCGCCAGAGACGGAAACCCGACTCAGAT GGAAGGACTGCTAAAGCTCTGAGGTCACTACAGTTTACAAACCCAGGGAAGCAAACTGAATTTGCTCCAGAAGGCGgtaagagggagaaaagaaagctcACCAAAGCCACAAGCGCTGCTTCTGACAG ACAAATTATTCCAGCAAAGAGTAAGGTGTATGACAGCCAGGGCCTGCTGATTTTCAGTGGCATGGACCTCTGCGACTGCCTGGACGAGGACTGCTTGGGATGCTTCTACGCTTGCCCCACTTGTGGCTCTACCAAATGTGGGGCTGAGTGCCGCTGCGACCGAAAGTGGCTGTATGAGCAGATAGAGATTGAAGGAGGAGAGATAATCCATAATAAACATGCTGG AAAAGCATATGGTCTGTTATCTCCCTGTCACCCATATGATATTTTACAAAAATGA